The following is a genomic window from Candidatus Woesearchaeota archaeon.
TTTAGAGAATCTGCAAAATAATCCTAATATTCCTCAAGAGGTAAAAGACAGAATTTCTAATACGATGTCTAGAATACAGGATATGCAAAAAGCCAGAGAAGAATTAAGAGTTCAGCAAAAAGATATATTGGAAGCCATAAAAGCCGGGAGTCAGGAAGCTAAAGATCAATTTGAAAAATTAAGAGAAGAAAGAAAGCAGAACTTAGAAAAAATCAGAGAACAATTCAAAGAACAAAAAGACGAAATTATAAATAAAATTAAAGCAGGAGACGAAAATGCTGTTGAAAGATTAAAAGAGCTTAACCAAAGGCGACAAGCAGAAGCCGAAAAAATGCGTGAAGAAATCAAACAAAAAGCCACTGAGATGAGAAATGAAATGCAACAGAGAAAACAAGAAGAATTAGATAAATTAAGACAATTGAAGGAAGGTACCCAGAATAGCGATACCGATAATTAAAATTATAATTATTTCAAAACCCAAAGCCGTCGTTAAGAGGCTTTGGGTTTTGTCTTTTTATAAGGTTTGATTAATATAATAGAGATAGCATGGAATACAACAAAGTTATTAAACAATTGAAATCTTTGAGAAATTCAGAAAATGTTAAAGGCATGGTAAGATTTGGAATTAGACCAAAAGCTAAAGTTTATGGAATACCTATTCCTGAATTAAGAAAAATCGCCAAGTTTATAAAAAAAGACCATAAGTTAGCGTTAAAACTCTGGGATTCTAAAATTCATGAGGCAAAAATTTTAGCAGGTCTCATAGCCGACCCGGAGAAGACAACAGAAAAACAAATTAACAAGTGGGTTAAAAATTTTGATTCATGGGATATTTGTGACCAAACCTGCATGAACCTGTTTTGTAAGACAAGGTTTGCTTATAAAAAAGTTTTTGAATTTAGCAAAAGAAAAGAAGAATTTGTGAGAAGGACAGCGTTTGCTTTGATATCTGCTTTAGCTGTCCATGATAAAAAAGCGACCAATAAAGACTTCGTGAAATTTTTTTCTATTATTGAGAAGGCCGTATTTGATGAAAGAAATTTTGTCAAAAAAGCGGTAAACTGGTCGTTGAGACAGATTGGCAAAAGAAATCCAGTTTTAAATAAAAAATCAATAAGTTTGGCAAAGAAAATAATTAAAATAAATTCTAAGTCGGCTAAGTGGATTGCCGGTAACGCAATCAGGGAATTAGAAAGTAAAAAAATACAAAAAATGTTATCATATAAATAACAATGAAAAATCATAAGGGAGCCTCCACAATATCTTTGATTGTTATTATTTTAGCTATAATAATTATAGTTGGTGTTTTTGTTTATCAATTTTACCTAGCAGGGATAGAGCAGGCCATAGCTCCCATAGAGCCTTCTGCCGGACAAAATTATAAATAAAATTATTGCCTCAACTTTTTATGAACATAATAAAAAGAATAATCGGGAAAGGTAAATTTTTATATAAGATATTTGAATGGGGCGTTTTGATAAAAGCCGTTTATGGGTTTTTCGAGATTTTAGGCGGTATTTTATTATCAATTTCAGGCCAAAAAGTTATAGATAATATATTAATTTTAATAACCCGCCAGGAAATAATAGAAGACCCTAATGACTTTGTGGCGAATTATTTAATTGGATTATCCAACGATTTTTCTATTGGTACGCAAGTTTTTGCCGTTCTTTTTCTTATTTTTCACGGAGTAGTCAATATCTTATTAGCCGTTTCTTTACTTAAAAAAAGAGTCAAGGCTTTCCCAGTAGCTATGTCTATTTTTTGTGTTTTTATAGTTTACCAACTGTATAGATATTTTCATACGTATTCTCTTCTTTTGTTGTTCCTGACATTTTTTGATATTCTAATTGTTTTTATAGTTTGGTTGGAATATAAGAAACTAACCCTTAAAAATAAAGATTAACGCAAAGTTTTTTTATGGATAACAAAGTTTTTATTATCATATTTGTTTTACTATTTTTAACTTTTTTATCATTCTTATTTTTTACTAATCAGTCAGAAAAAAAATGGGGAAAAGTTTGTTTTAAAGAACATTGTTTTAATGTCCAGTTAGCTAAAAATAATATAGAAAGAACAAAAGGATTAATGTTTCAAAAATCCTTAGAACAGAATCAAGGAATGCTGTTTTTGTTTGATAAAGAGGCAAAATATCCTTTCTGGATGAAAAACACATTTATCCCATTGGATATAATATGGATAGATAAAAATAATAAGATTGTTTTTATTAGCGAAAATAATCAACCTTGCAAATGGTATTATTGTCCTTCTGTAAATCCGGGAGTAGACGCAAAGTATATTTTAGAGGTTAACAGCGGAATAGTTAAAAAAATTGGTTTGAAATTGGCAGACGAATTAAGTTTGACATATTGACAGTTGTTTTGTGGTACAATATAAGAAAGGCCGATTTTATTAAAAACAAAATTTATATAAAATGCAAAAATTAAGCACAGTAGATTTAATTGCTCTTATATTAGTTGTTGTCGGCGGTTTGAATTGGGGATTAATAGGATTGGCAGATTTTGACCTTGTTGCTGCAATTTTTGGAGCAATGTCGGTGTTATCTCGCATAGTTTATCTTTTAGTTGGTCTTGCGGCAATTTATTTGGCTGCAATTTCAATGAAATTAGAAAAAAAATAATATTTTTTGACTAAAAAAGCGGTGTTCACTGGTTGTGACGTCGCTTTTTTGTAGAATTATAGAAAATTGATAAGATTAATATAAATATCCCCAGGTTTGAAGCTTGTCGGAATCTTCATACCAGCCAAGCCCTATGTCGGTTCTGTAAAACATATTTTGTAAAAGTATATTTTCAATACGACCATAAGCCTGTTTTCTTGCATCTTCAACAGTGGTACCAGACCCAGTAACAACCAAAGCATATCCGGATTCTCCAGCTATTCTCCATGAACCATCAACAAGCTTAACATCTCCTAAATGTACGCCATCTATGCTGGGTTTTTTAAAAATAATTGATAAATCTTTATAGATATTCATTTCTGACTTGTCATCATACGGGAATGGGGGAACAGCGCAGACGATTCCAAGCTGAAAACCTTTTTTTGTTTTTAATTCAAAATTTTCTCCCTTGGCAAGAGAATATAAAAATTCTCCCCAGTAACTGATTATTCCTTCCATTTGTATTGATATTATAGGGTATCCGAATCGGCAAGTAAATTCCAAAGGGTAAATTCCCCTGGCGTTGGCAATGCAATTTATATCAATATAGCCGACATATCCGGATTTTTTGATATCTTCTTTCATTTTTTCTAATGTTGTTTTAAAGATTGTGTTTTGCCCTGAATGATAAAGAAGTGTGCCCATTTCTCCGGTGAATGGGCCTATGTCCCCCGGAAAAAGTTTTTTATGCTCAAAGTTTACATTTATGGGATATATAAAATCATTACCATTAAAAAAGGCGCCTACTGCAATTTCAATTCCTTGCGCGAATTTTTGTAGTTGGAAATGTCTTACTTTTTTTTCTAAAACTTTTTTGTTTGAACGGATTATTTCATGGATGTCTTTTCCGTCTTCGTCTTTTCCTAAAAATAAAAGACCTTTTGAATCAGACTGCATAAATCCAGAAGGTTTGTAAACATATCTTCCGGGGTTTTCTTCAATGAATTTGAGAGCCAAATCATAATCAGTAAAATCCCAATGAGGAAGTATTAACATTCCAACTCTTTTCATTTCTGACTGGCCAAATTCACGGTCTTCTTCTAATTTGTCGGTATAAACACTGCCGCCGACAACTAATTTACCAGATTTTCTTAATCTATCAGCTTCTTCTCCAAAACCAACATCGTCAAAAACAACAACATCGGCCCATTCTATATGTTCTTTCCAATTTGGAACTTTATCTAAAAATCCATCGTAAACGTCTTTATCGCTTTCGGCTTTAATGTAGATTTTTACTTCGTGGCCTTCTTTTTTAATTTGAAAAGCCAAGTCTCCTGATAAGCTTTCCCAGCTTACAAATAATAATTTTCTCTTTTGTTTTTCTATCGCTGGCAGATTATTTTTTCCATTTTGTTCGTTCATTATTTTTTTTGTTTTCCTTTTTTAAATTTTTTAATTATAACATCAAATAAAAATTATACAAAAAAACAATCGTATTTTTACGATTGTTTTTTTGTAAAGTCGTTAATTAATTAGCGACTGAATCTTGGAGGTCTTTTTTTAGACCAGCATTCTCTGCAATAGATTGGCCTGTCGGGAGCTGGTTCAAAAGGAAGTTCTGTAATTTCTGTGCCGCATTCGCCGCACTTCCAGTTTCCTTTGACCATTTCTCTAGGACCAAAACTTCCACTTCCCCCTCTTTGGTTATCGAATTTTTTGAAGACCATTGAAATGATTTTGCTTTTATTTTAATAAAAAAGCGACCTTTTAATAATGACTCTTAAGCCGCTCTACTTATTGGGTCTTCAATTTTTAATTAAAAACTGACTAAGATACTCCGACTTATCGTCTATTTTGATTATGCTCCTTTTCAAATAGAAGTCAAGATCTCGGTTGATTTTTTAATTTTTAGAGTTTAATATAAAAATATATAGCAATGAAAAAAGTTTTTTTAATTATTTTAATAATAGTAGTGATAGCTCTAGTCATCGGAGCTTTTGTTTTATTTTGGCAGAAGAAAGACCAGGAATTGCCAAAAGAAACTGGGATTGGTATTGAAGTTTTTCTTCCTAAGGCAGACGAAGAGGTGCTAAGTCCGTTGGAAATTAAGGGAACTGTCAACGGATCAGGTTGGATTGGTTTTGAAGGTCAGGTAGGAACAGTTAATCTAATAGATAGCGAAGGCAATAAATTAGCAGAAGGAGTTTTAAAGGCGACAACAGATTGGACGCAACCTCAGATCAGATTTGAATCAACACTAAATTTTGTATCCCTTAACATCGATGCCGGAAAACTTGTTTTTAACAATGAAAATCCTAGTGACTTACCTCAAAACAGCAGACAATTTATTTTACCGGTTAAAATTGCCAAAACCGTCCAAGGCACAATACAGGTCAAACTTTATTTTAATAACAATAG
Proteins encoded in this region:
- a CDS encoding phosphoribosylamine--glycine ligase; protein product: MNEQNGKNNLPAIEKQKRKLLFVSWESLSGDLAFQIKKEGHEVKIYIKAESDKDVYDGFLDKVPNWKEHIEWADVVVFDDVGFGEEADRLRKSGKLVVGGSVYTDKLEEDREFGQSEMKRVGMLILPHWDFTDYDLALKFIEENPGRYVYKPSGFMQSDSKGLLFLGKDEDGKDIHEIIRSNKKVLEKKVRHFQLQKFAQGIEIAVGAFFNGNDFIYPINVNFEHKKLFPGDIGPFTGEMGTLLYHSGQNTIFKTTLEKMKEDIKKSGYVGYIDINCIANARGIYPLEFTCRFGYPIISIQMEGIISYWGEFLYSLAKGENFELKTKKGFQLGIVCAVPPFPYDDKSEMNIYKDLSIIFKKPSIDGVHLGDVKLVDGSWRIAGESGYALVVTGSGTTVEDARKQAYGRIENILLQNMFYRTDIGLGWYEDSDKLQTWGYLY
- a CDS encoding GerMN domain-containing protein, whose protein sequence is MKKVFLIILIIVVIALVIGAFVLFWQKKDQELPKETGIGIEVFLPKADEEVLSPLEIKGTVNGSGWIGFEGQVGTVNLIDSEGNKLAEGVLKATTDWTQPQIRFESTLNFVSLNIDAGKLVFNNENPSDLPQNSRQFILPVKIAKTVQGTIQVKLYFNNNSTDPEYACKKVLPVDRGVSETQSVARAALEELLKGPTRQEILDGFFTSINSDVKIQKLTIENTVAKVDFNDNLEKNVGGSCRVSAIRNQITQTLLQFKTIESVVISINGRTEDILQP
- a CDS encoding DUF192 domain-containing protein; the encoded protein is MDNKVFIIIFVLLFLTFLSFLFFTNQSEKKWGKVCFKEHCFNVQLAKNNIERTKGLMFQKSLEQNQGMLFLFDKEAKYPFWMKNTFIPLDIIWIDKNNKIVFISENNQPCKWYYCPSVNPGVDAKYILEVNSGIVKKIGLKLADELSLTY
- a CDS encoding DNA alkylation repair protein, with amino-acid sequence MEYNKVIKQLKSLRNSENVKGMVRFGIRPKAKVYGIPIPELRKIAKFIKKDHKLALKLWDSKIHEAKILAGLIADPEKTTEKQINKWVKNFDSWDICDQTCMNLFCKTRFAYKKVFEFSKRKEEFVRRTAFALISALAVHDKKATNKDFVKFFSIIEKAVFDERNFVKKAVNWSLRQIGKRNPVLNKKSISLAKKIIKINSKSAKWIAGNAIRELESKKIQKMLSYK
- a CDS encoding DUF378 domain-containing protein; translation: MQKLSTVDLIALILVVVGGLNWGLIGLADFDLVAAIFGAMSVLSRIVYLLVGLAAIYLAAISMKLEKK
- a CDS encoding DUF2127 domain-containing protein, whose product is MNIIKRIIGKGKFLYKIFEWGVLIKAVYGFFEILGGILLSISGQKVIDNILILITRQEIIEDPNDFVANYLIGLSNDFSIGTQVFAVLFLIFHGVVNILLAVSLLKKRVKAFPVAMSIFCVFIVYQLYRYFHTYSLLLLFLTFFDILIVFIVWLEYKKLTLKNKD